The Silene latifolia isolate original U9 population chromosome Y, ASM4854445v1, whole genome shotgun sequence sequence GGTTGCTGTTAACACTGCAAAGTTCAACCTGCGCCTAAAGGTGAAGAGATGAGGAGATAAGGAAAGAGAGTTAAATGTGGAGGCTCACAAGAATGACAACGGGGACCGACTCAGTGAGATAGGTGCCATTCAGCATGAGCAATGCCAGCAGACATTGTGTGTTGTTTGCAGGGGCAGATCCAAGTAGTGGGCTATACGGGCTGTAGCCCAACCAAGTTTTGAAGATAAAATGAAATACATTACTACATATTCACAAAAGCAAAGTAGTGCAGTTGGTAAAAGTAAACTGATTGAAAGTTGTAGGCAGTAATGTCAACGCAGGGTCGAACCACACCCTAGCAAAGCAGCCTTTTTTGTTTCTAGAAAAACCTTATGTATTTACATTTTACTCGGCCTTTTTTGTTTTTTCCAAAGCTACCAACACGATTTCGTTTCTTAAAAGCTCTTTGTATTTAATAAATTAGTTGATGCATTAATTGTTCATTATATTTCCAATTGTTAGTTGTTCCTTAATTTAATAAGTATTTAtgtgtgagacggtcttattGTATACAAGAAAAATCATTTATTAGcattaaataaatattagtttTCTTACAAACTTGGATCGTCTCACAGCCTGAGACCGTCTTACTCTATAATTTTTGTATTAAATTTGTTCGTTTGTGAATTTAAAATTGCTAGGCAATGAGGATAATTCGTATAATTTAGTCTTTGTAACAAAAGTTAATGATAAATATTTGTATTGTTAAGTTAATTTCCAAAGAAATTTAGATTATCCGTCatttaataattttaaaaaatacaataaaagaagagATTGTAGGTCAAGATGATTGTTAATTTAATTACCAAAtgtttattaataaaaatatacatttaaaaaatatttttctaAAACTACTATTGTGTAATATTTACTCAAATTTTTTTTAAGATAAACTAAATTTTGTATCATTCTAAAATAAATGGTCTCGTCATTGGTAAAGGCCGCAAGGCCGCAGCATTACAATACACATATGCAAAATCATACGACTTCGCGTGATTAACCGTCGCTGACTTTGACCTAGCCCTACATACTTTTGATTCCTGGATCCACCCCAGGACATGCTATTGAACAATAGTTAAATTGTATCGCAGCAAAATGCATGAGTCGTTTACTTGAAAGTAACATTTTTTGCAGGGCCCAAGGCCAGGGTTTTTCCCTGATGATAAGTCTCAGaagaaaggtttttttttttttttttttttttttttgcaaccgGTAAGACAGATTCCTAAGCCATTGTCATGGCCCGCCGTGCAAGTCGGTGAGCCACTCCATTATGTTCCCTACAAACATAACTAAAACATAAACAGTGAAAGTAAGCCGATAAAAAAGCAATGTCATCAAGGATGCCTGTAATAAGGTAATGCCTTGCTCCATATCCTGCCCACTGGGTCAGCAGTTGTAGGCAGTCAGAAGAGACCTCCACATGGAAGAAACCACAATCCTTTGCCCATTGAAGTGCCTTTGTAACGCCTACTGCCTCCGCTTGTAATGGTGATTCAGAGAATCCCCTCCCATTACCGTGACAAATCTCATGGCCTTCCATATCCAAGGCAACCCACCCCCACGACGCTTCGCACGATTTCCTCCAGCTAGCGTCAACCATCAGTCTGATCATAGAGCATGAACTTGCCGCCCCTGTGACATAAACAGGTCTGCCATTGCGGAGCATACTCGTCTCTAACCCGCGATCATTACACCCATCATCTTCTGCCGCACTGGAAGCCTGTTCCAAAGCGTTTTTTTCTTGTATTCTAGCTTCCATAGCCGCCCCCACCATATGGTTATAAATCCTGAAAAAACCCTCCGGAAAGAACCCTTCCCCCCTGAATTTAGCAGCATTACGCAGATTCCATATAGACACTATAGTAGCAAGAAACTGTATTGTTGGTACCTCCCAGTCCTCTAGAGTCCGTAGATAATGAAGCCAGTTAATGATCCAGTCTCCAGCACTGATGTGTCTCGCTTGTGTAGTGTTCACTCCCAGTGGTGAACCCGCCCAAATCCTAGCTGCCACTTCACAATCTTTAAAAATATGATCAAGAGATTCAACAGTATCGCAGTCGCTACGACACACGCAACATGACGAGTCCCACGTTAAATGTCGCTTCCCAAATTCCTCCCCCACTGGAAGAGAGTTTGAAATGATTTTCCAAATTAAAATTCTCCATGATTGTGGTCCAGGCAAGTGCCATAGCCGTGAACGACAAAAGCTCTTTCGTTTTACATCCATTCTCAATCTATCCGACACAGAAGCTTTTCGTCCAAAAacgacatttttatcataaaaatcacattttaatgccaataatatataaaatgaacaataaaatccataaatgaaccaaaatatcccaaatacattttaggactagaaactttaacatacaaagtgatttcgtgatatatcataataaacacaaaattacaagttttatttgttaagaagattaactcggaaaaacaataaaccgatttgcatgcaaacaacctaaggctcttgataccacttgttgggattcattaatctcattagtatacatattcatatatgaattaatttatttggtcataaaataaatacaagatcttatgcatgcaaacataaaacaaagtagagaagaaatcgtcacttcttacattggtgtttcgaattttgggcaccaacaagatctcctacttgttagttcttgagcttttcaacaatggatgaactaagattcaaattataatctctcccaaaagtttatacccaaggaacacccttaataactaatatttatgaactagtaataatgctaatcttacttaaaatttggacacaaaaatgGTATTTTGTTCTCTtctattttcggccaagagagaagaattttgtgagttttatttctctaaagttTTTCACAAAAGTAG is a genomic window containing:
- the LOC141629258 gene encoding uncharacterized protein LOC141629258, producing the protein MDVKRKSFCRSRLWHLPGPQSWRILIWKIISNSLPVGEEFGKRHLTWDSSCCVCRSDCDTVESLDHIFKDCEVAARIWAGSPLGVNTTQARHISAGDWIINWLHYLRTLEDWEVPTIQFLATIVSIWNLRNAAKFRGEGFFPEGFFRIYNHMVGAAMEARIQEKNALEQASSAAEDDGCNDRGLETSMLRNGRPVYVTGAASSCSMIRLMVDASWRKSCEASWGWVALDMEGHEICHGNGRGFSESPLQAEAVGVTKALQWAKDCGFFHVEVSSDCLQLLTQWAGYGARHYLITGILDDIAFLSAYFHCLCFSYVCREHNGVAHRLARRAMTMA